The Anaeromyxobacter sp. Fw109-5 genomic interval CGCCCTCACCACCCTCATGCTGTGCGGCTGCGTCGGCAAGAACGGCGCGGGGCTCAACCACTACGTGGGCCAGGAGAAGCTCGCCCCGGTGGCGCCGTGGGCCAGCCTGGCGGGCGCGCTCGACTGGGCGAAGCCGCCGCGCTTCCAGAACGCGCCGTCGTTCCACTACGTCCACTCCGACCAGTGGCGCTACGAGCGCGCCGAGCGCGAGGGCCGCCTCGACCCCGCCTCGCGCGGCGATCGCGCGCACGCGATGGACCACCAGATCCGGGCGGTGCGCAGGGGCTGGCTGCCCTTCTACCCGCAGTTCGACCGGAGCTCCCTCGAGGTCGCCCGCGAGGCGGCCGAGGCGGGCGCCTCCGAGCCGAAGGCCATGGTCGCGCACGTCGCGCGCGCGCTGGAGCAGCGGCGGCTGCGGCTCGCGGTGGAGGACCCGGACGCGCCCGAGGCCTGGCCGCGAGTGCTCATCGCGTGGCGGGGCAACGCGCTCTCCTCGAGCGCGAAGGGGCACGAGTACTTCCTGCGCCACTACCTCGGCGTGAAGGATCTCTCCATCGCCGGCGAGTCGCCGCAGGGCGCGCTGGACGCGGTGCAGCGGCCGGCGCCGGAGGGCAAGCTCGACCTCGTCGTGGCGCTCGACTTCCGCATGACCACCACCGGGCTCCTCGCCGACGTGGTCCTCCCGGCCGCGACCTCCTACGAGAAGGACGACCTCTCCTCCACCGACCTCCACTCCTTCGTCCACCCCATGCAGGCCGCCGTCCCCCCCTGCTGGGAGGCGAAGAGCGACTTCGACGCCTTCGCCGCGCTCGCCGACGCGGTGACCGCGCTCGCGAAGGTCCACCTCCCCTCCCCGCTGCTCGACGTGGTGGCGACGGCGATCGCGCACGACACGCCGGGCGAGATGGGCGATCCGCAGGCGCCCGACTGGGCCGACGGCGCTGCGCCGCTCGTGCCCGGGAAGAACGCCCCCAACCTGTCGGTGGTCGCGCGGGACTACGCGCACCTGGCGGATCGCTTCCGCGCCCTCGGGCCGCTCGTCCGCGAGCAGGGCGTCGCCGCGCACGGCCTCTCCGTCCCGGTCGCGGACCTGTACGACGAGCTCCTGCGCGAGCGTCCCACCGTCTCCTTCGGCGGCCGGACCTATCCGTCGGTCGCGACCGCGCGCGACGCGGCGAACGTCGTGCTGCACCTCGCGCCGGAGACGAACGGCGAGGTGGCCTGGCGCGCGTTCCACGAGGAGGAGAAGAAGGTCGGCGTCCCCCTCGCGGACCTCGCCGAGGGGACGCGCGGGGTGCGCACCACGTTCGAGGACCTCGCCGCCCAGCCGCGCCGCGTGCTCACCACCCCGTTCTGGACCGGGATCGTGAACGACGGCCGGCCGTACACCGCCTACGCGCTGAACGTGGAGCGGCTCGTCCCGTGGCGCACGCTCACCGGCCGCGCGCACCTCTACCTCGATCACCCCGGCTTCCTCGCCGCGGGGGAGGGGCTCCCCACCTACAAGCCCAAGCTCGACCCCGCCCTGCTGCAGGACCTCGACGCGACGCAGGCGGAGGGACCGGTGCTGAAGGTGAACTTCATCACCCCGCACGGCAAGTGGAGCATCCACTCGACCTACGGCGACACGGTCCGGATGCTCACCCTCTCGCGCGGCCTCCACCCGCTCTGGCTGAACGACCGCGACGCCGCCGAGACCGGCATCCGCGACGGCGACTGGGTGGAGGTGGTGAACGACCACGGCGCGGTGGTCACGAAGGCGGTGGTGAGCGCCCGCGTGCCGCGCGGCATCGCCATGCAGTACCACGCGCCGGAGCGCACCGTGGGGACCCCGCGGACGCCCTCGCGCGGCGGGCGCCGCGCCGGCGTGCACAACTCGCTCATGCGCATCCGGCTGAAGCCGACGCTCATGCTCGGCGCCTACGGCCAGATCTCGTACGGCTTCAACTACTGGGGTCCCACCGGGACGAACCGCGACGCGTACGCGCTCGTGCGCAGGCTCGAGCGCGCGCCGGAGTACTAGGAGACCACCATGAACCTGGAAGTGCGCGCGCAGCTCGCCTCGGTGTTCCACCTCGACAAGTGCATCGGCTGTCACACCTGCTCGGTGGTCTGCAAGAACCTGTGGACCGACCGGCGCGGCTCCGAGCACATGTGGTGGAACAACGTCGAGACGCGGCCGGGGACCGGCTACCCCGCGCTGTGGGAGGACCAGGAGCGCCACCACGGCGGCTTCGTGGTCGAGGACGGGGAGCTCCGGCTCCGGCTCGGCGGGCGCGGGAGCATCCTCGAGCGCCTGTTCCAGGCGCCGCGGCTCCCCACGCTCGACGATCAGTACGAGCCCTGGACCTACCGCTACGAGGACCTGTTCCGGGCGAAGCCCTCGGACGAGCTCCCCACGGCGCGGCCGGTGTCGGCGATCACCGGCCGGCCCGTCGACCCGAGCGCGGGGCCGAACTGGGACGACGACCTGGCCGGCTCCGACGTCCACGCCGCGGCCGACCCGAACCTCGCCGCGCTCGCGCCGTCGGAGCGCGAGGCGCTGCGCGCGCTCGAGGGGCTGGTGTTCTTCCACCTGCCGCGCACCTGCAACCACTGCCTCAACCCGGCCTGCGCGGCGGCCTGCCCCTCCGGCGCGATCTACAAGCGCGGCGAGGACGGGGTGGTGCTCATCGACCGCGAGGCCTGCCGCGGCTGGCGGATGTGCGTGCCGGCGTGCCCCTACAAGAAGACCTTCCACTCGTGGTCGGAGGGGAAGTCGGAGAAGTGCATCGGCTGCTACCCGCGCATCGAGAGCGGCGAGCCGCCGGCCTGCTTCCAGGCCTGCGTCGGGAGGATCCGCTATCAGGGCGTCCTGCTCTACGACCCGCACGCCGCCCTGCGGGCCGCGCGCGCCCCGGACGCCGAGCTCGTCGCCGAGCAGCGCGCCGCGTTCCTCGACCCGGCCGACCCCGAGGTGATCGCGGCGGCGCGCCGGAGCGGCATCCCGGACGCCATGCTCGACGCCGCGCTCCGCTCCCCGGTCGATCGGTTCGTGCGGCAGTGGCAGGTGGCGCTGCCGCTCCACCCGGAGTTCCGCACGCTCCCGATGGTGTTCTACGTGCCGCCGCTCTCGCCGGTGCGCGCGGGCGCGACCGCGTCCACCGGAGCGGCCCTCGCCGGCGCCGGCGAGCAGCGCATCCCGGTGCGCTACCTCGCGGCGATGTTCGCGGCGGGCAACGAGGAGGTCGTCACCTCCGCGCTCCGCCGGCTCGTGGCGGTCCGCACCCGGCGCCGCGCCGCGACCGTGGGCGACGTGACCGAGGCGGACGTGGCCGAGGCGCTCCGCGAGGCCGGGCTCACGCCCGAGGTGGCCGACGCCATCCACCGGCTCACGGTGTTCCCGACCCTCCGCGAGCGCGTGGTGCGGCCGCCGGGCGGACGCGAGACCGAGACCGAGCAGCTCGTCGGGCTCCAGGGCCTCGCCGGCGTGCGCGCGAGGGTGCCGTGAGTCCTGCGATCGGGCCCGTGCTCCAGCGCGAGGCGCTGCTCGCGTTCGCCGAGCTCCTCTCCTATCCCGACGACGCGCTCCCCGGCCGCCTGCGCGCCCAGGCCGCTCGGCTCCCGAGCGCGACCGGCGGCGCGCTCGACGCCCTCGCCGACCGGCTCGCCCTCCTCGGCGCGGGCGGCGCCGAGGAGCTCTACACCGCGACCTTCGATCTCCGCCCGGCGGTGAGCCCCTACGCCGGCATGCACCTCTGCGGCGAGGGCCCGCGGCGGAACGCGCTGCTCGCGCACCTCGCCGCCCTCCGCGCCCAGGCCGGCCTCCCGCCGGCGGACGAGGTCCCCGACCACTTCGCCGAGCTCCTGCGCTACCTCGCCGCCGCGCCCGCGGACGAGGAGTCGGAGGACGTCGCCGCGCTCGTGCTCGCCCCGGCCGCGCGCCTCGCCGCCGCCGCGCTGCCGCACGACAACCCGTACCGCGCCGCGCTCGAGGCGCTCGCGCGCGCGCTCCCCGCGCGGGCCGAGCTGCCCGTGCGGACGAAGGAGGCCGGACCATGACGGACCTCGTCCTGTTCGCCGTCGTCCCCTACGTCGCCGTCGCGCTCGCCGCGGCCGGGCTCGTCCTGCGGCACGCCGGCGCCGGGGCCCCCATCACCGCCCGCTCGTCACAGGTACTCGAGGCGCGGCTGCTCCACTTCGGGGCGATCCCCTGGCACCTCGCGATCCTGGCCATCCTGGGCGCGCACGTGTTCGCGGCGGTCGCCCCCGGCGTGATGGGGCGCGTCCTCGGTGACCCGCTGCGGCTGCACGTCATGGAGGTCACCGGCCTCGCGCTGGCCGGCTGGGCGCTCGTCGCCGGCGGGATCCTCCTGTGGCGCCGGCTCGCGGTGCCGCGCGTGCGCGCCGTCACGACGGTGATGGACGTGGTGGTGCTCGCGCTGCTCGTCGCGCAGGTGGGGCTCGGCGTGTACGTGACGCTCTCGCTGCGCTGGGGGTCCGTCTGGTACCTGCACACGGCCGTCCCCTGGCTGCGCTCCCTCGCGAGCTTCTCCCCGGAGCCGCAGTACGCCTCCGTGCTCCCGCTCGCGGTGAAGGCCCACGTCGTGCTCGCCTTCGTGCTCGTCGCGCTGATCCCGTTCTCGCGGCTCGCGCACGTGGTCTCGTTCCCGCTGCGGTTCGCCGGCGGCGTCCGGGGCCGGACGGTCTGGTCGAGCGCGCCGGCCGGCGTGACCCTGCCCAGGCCTGCCGGCGCCGTGCTGCGCTCGCGGGCGCTCGAGCCGCAGGTGCTCTCGGTGTGGGATCCCGAGAACGCGGAGGCCTGGGCGAGGAGCGGCGAGGCGACCGCGCGCCGCAACCTGTGGATCTCGATCTTCGCGCTCTTCCTCGCCTTCTGCGTGTGGATGGTCTGGAGCGTGGTGGTGGTGCGGCTGCCGGACGTGGGCTTCCGGCTCGACACGGGCCAGCTCTTCTGGCTCGCCGCGCTGCCAGGCCTGTCCGGCGCGACGCTGCGGATCTTCTACTCCTTCGCGGTCCAGATCTTCGGCGGCCGGCTGTGGACGACCGTCACCACCGCCTCGCTGCTCGTCCCGGCGATCGGGATCGGGATCGCGGTGCAGGATCCGACCACGCCCTACCCGGTGCTGCTCGGCCTCGCGCTCCTCGCGGGCCTCGGCGGCGCGAACTTCGCGTCCAGCATGGCCAACATCGGCTTCTTCTTCCCCGGCGCGAGGAAGGGGACCGCCCTCGGCCTGAACGGCGGCCTCGGCAACCTCGGCGTGTCGGGCATGCAGCTCGTCGTCCCGCTCGCCATCACCGCCGGCGTCTTCGGCGCCTGGGGCGGCGCGCCCCAGGTCGTGGTGAAGGGCGGGGTGGAGCAGAACCTCTGGCTGCAGAACGCCGGGTTCGTGTGGGTGCCCTTCATCGTGGTCGCCGCCGCCCTCGCCTGGCTCGGCATGGACGACGTGGCGAGCGCGCGGGCCTCCTTCCGCGAGCAGGCGCGCATCTTCCGGAGGCGCCACACCTGGCTCGTCTCCGCCCTCTACCTCGGGACCTTCGGCTCGTTCATCGGCTTCTCCGCCGCCCTTCCCCTGCTGGTGAAGGGTTCGTTCCCCGGCGTGGACCCGGTGCGCTACGCGTTCCTGGGTCCGCTCGTCGGCGCGCTCTTCCGCCCCGTCGGCGGCTGGCTCGCCGACCGCGTCGGCGGCGCGCGCGTGACGCTCTGGAACTTCGTGGCGATGGCCGGGCTCGCCCTCCTCGCGCTGGCGTTCCTGCCGCAGGGCGGCGAGCCCGGGCGGTTCGCCCCGTTCCTCGGGACGTTCGTGCTGCTCTTCGCCGCCACCGGGATCGGGAACGGCTCCACGTACCGGATGATCCCCGCCATCTTCGGGACGATCCACCGGGCGCCCGCGGGCGCGGGTCCCGCCGCCACGGCCGCCGCGAAGCGGTCGGCCGCGACCGAGGCGGCCGCGGTGGCCGGGTTCGCCTCCGCCGTCGCCGCCTACGGCGCCTTCTTCGTGCCGAAGGCCTTCGGCACCTCGCTCGCGGTGACCGGCGGCCCGGCGGCGGCGATCGTGGGCTTCGTCGCGTACTACGCGCTCGCCATCGCGGTCACGGCGTGGGCGTACGCGCGGAAGGGATCGGGGTTCTCCTGCTGATCACGAGTCGGCAACGGTTCAGCCGGGAACGGCCGTGTCCGCCGGGCGGGCGGTTCCGAGGCTGCGTGCACGTCACCGTCTCCCGCCGGTTTCTCGAGAAGCTGGCAGGCCGTCGAAGAACGCGCTTTCACGACCCCGCTCGCCCCGAGCGTAGCCCGCCGCAGGCGGGCGGAGTCGAGGGGCGGCCGTGTGAACGAGTTGGCCGCTCGCCCTGAGCCTGTGTCGAAGGGCGAGCGGCGTCCCGCTGGTTCGACAAGCTCACCACGAGCGGTCGTCAGGCGGGCAGCAGCTTCGAGATCCTCAGCAGGTTGTAAGCGGCGACGACGAAGTGGGCGGCGAGCTGAGTGCCGATTTCCGGGCCCGCCCTTCGCCGTCCGCGCGGTGCGCCGGACGCGCACGGCGCGATCTGCCTGCGCTCGCGAGGAGCGTGCTCTCTACGCGCGGAAGACCTCGGAGCGCGTTTCGCCTGGAACCTCGTCAAGAGGGCGCCTGCCGAGGGACGCCGGCACGCATCCTGCGCCGAGGTCACCAGCTGTAGCCGAGGCCGAGCTTCAAGTACGGACCGTCCTCGCCCCCGGTGTAGCTCGTGAAGTTCTCGTCCTGCTCGTCGCCGGCGAGCCTCGCGCCGTAGCCGCCCATCACCGCCGCGCTGATCCCGTTCGACGCGATGAAGTTGTAGCCGAGCTCCGCGGCCACCCCGAGCCGGGCGAAGTCCGTGGACGTGTCGAACTCCTCGCGCCCGAACGAGAAGTCCAGCCGCGGGCCGAGGCGGATCCCTTCGTTGTTGCGCCCATAGAGGAACAGGTCGGCGCCGGTCCCGAGCCCGAACGAGGTCACGTGGCCGTTCGTGGCGTTCGTGCGCGAGTAGCGCGCCGAGGCGATCCACGACGCGTGCTCCCAGGGGAATGGCCGTATGTAGGAGGCGTTCACGCCGATGCCGCTGAACCAGCCGAGCGGGTCCGTGACGACGGTGTTCCTCACCCGTCCGCGTACGGTCGTCCCGAGGCCGCCGCGCCCGCGCTCCGTGAGCTCGGCGGGCGGCTGGGTGAACGCCGTCGGCGCGCTCGGCCCGGGCGCCGGCGCGGCGGTCGCGACTCCCGCCTGGACGCCCTCAGCGCCGGGCGCGGGCCCCGATCGGCGCAGGAGCCCCTCGCACTGCGCGCGGAGGGCGGCCGCGTCCTCACCCGGCGGCAGGCGCCCATCCATCAGGTCCACGCAACGGTCCGCCACGGTGCGCGCCGCCGGCGAAGCAGGCGGCTGCGGTGGCTGAGTCGCTCCCGGGTCCTGTGCCGTTGCCTGCCCGACGACCGCGGCGATCGCCACGAGCGCTCTCCCCCAGACGTGCGGCTGCATGACGCCCCCCTCGACGGCGCGAGGAACCGGGTCGCGTGAGCGGCGCCGGACGTGCCGCCTCTCCTACAGCTTGTGCACGACCGCACGGACCACGAAGGAGGCGCGCTCCCGAGGAGCGCGCAGACGCGAGAGAGGCGGCCGATCGAGCGGTCGCCCCGTCACGACCGCGCGCGGAGACGCGCTCCCGCGGTCAACCCGCGAGCGCCCGCGCCGCCACGATGCCGGCGAAGCCGGCGGCGAGGCAGCCGAGCACCGTGAGGGCCACGTTCACGGCCGCGGGCCAGACGCCGCGCTCCAGCAGCGCGAGGGTCTCGTAGTTGAACGAGGAGTAGGTGGTGAAGCCGCCCAGCACTCCGGCCCCGAGGAAGAGCCTCGCCTCGGGGGTGATGGCCTCGCGGGTCCCGGCGAGGCCGAGGAGCAGGGCGAGCAGGAAGGAGCCGAGCACGTTCACGATGAGAGTGCCGCGCGGGAAGTCCGCCCCGAGCGCGCGCGCCGCCCAGGTCGAGACGAGGTAGCGCGCGCCGCTGCCGAGCGCGCCGCCCGCGCAGACGAGGAGGAGCCGGATCACCGCCGCCGGTCTATCGCGGCTGGGGTGCGACCGCAATCCCGTCCCCGTGCTACCGTCGCGCGCGCCACCCCTCTCGCGCGGCTCCGCCGCGTCCCCGGCACCGGAGGTGCTCCATGATGAAGAAGCGCGTGGTCCTCGTCACCGGCGCGAGCCGCGGCATCGGCGCCGCGACCGCGAAGCTCCTCGCTCGCCACGGGGCCGCCGTGGCGGTGAACTACCTCCGCAGCGAGGCCGAGGCCCGGGCCGTGGTCGAGGCGATCCGCGCGGCGGACGGGCGCGCGGTGGCGGTGAGGGCGGACGTGCGGGATCCCTCCCAGGTGCGGGCGATGGTGGTCGAGGCGGAGGGCGCGCTCGGCCCGATCGACACCCTCGTCGTCAACGCGTCCATCTCCTTCCCGATCCGGCCGTTCGTCGACTACGAGTGGGAGGACTTCCACGCGAAGCTCGCCGGCGAGCTCGGCGCGGCGTTCCACTGCTGCAAGGCGGTGGTGCCGGGGATGATCTCGCGCCGATCGGGCTGCATCGTCGCCATCTCGAGCGGCCTGTCGCGGCACGCCGGCGGCGGGTTCTGCGCGCACAGCACGGCGAAGGCCGGGCTCGACGCGTTCTCGCGCGCGCTCGCGCTCGAGCTCGGCCCGCACGGCATCCGCGTCAACGTCGTCGCGCCCGGGCTCACCGACACCGACGCCACCGCAGGTCAGCCGGCGGCGCAGCGGGAGGCGGTCGCGCGGATGACGCCGCTGCGACGCATCGGCGTGCCGGAGGACGTGGCGGGCGCGGTCCTGATGGCCGCCTCCGACCACGCGCGCTTCATGACCGGCGTCTACGTTCCGGTGAGCGGCGGAGCGTTGATGCCGTAGGCGGGGTGCGCGGACGCCCGCCCCGGCGGCTAGGACCGAGGTCCCGGACGAAGCGCCTCGAGGGCCCGGGCGTAGGCCTCGCGGTCGAAGCGCCCGCCGGCGAGCGCCGCGTCGAGCGCGTCCGCGGCGACGCGTCCGACTGCGTGCAGCGCCTCGTGGCGCGTGAGGCCTCCCGCCACGAGCCGCTCCAGCGCGCGGCGCGCCTCGGGCGGCTCGCCGGTCGCGAGCTGGTCCTCCACGACCAGGTGGAGCGCCGCGTGGACGCGCGGCTTCGGCATCGGCGGGTGAGGCCGGCCGAGGGCGCGATGGTGCTCCTCCACCGCGCGGAGCCGCTCGTCCTGCGGGGCATCCTTCCAGGCGTTCAGGTCGGGGGCGCGGTCGGCGTCGTAGTCCATGCTCGCGGCGGACCTTAGCGCCGCCCTCCGCGTCGGCGCAACGCGGCGATCCGAAGGGTGGCCGCGTGGCCTGCCGGTCCGCGTCGGAGCCGCTCGCCCTTCCCTGACACGACCGCCCGCTGCCCGCCCGGACGCCGTATCCGCTGTACCGGACGCCCATCCGTTGTCCGCTTGACAGGATTCTCGTCCGTCAAATAGGATGACCCCACGATGCGCTCCTCTTCCTGTCAGCCTCCCCCCGACGCGCATCGGGCTCGTGGGGCGCGCTGCTGTCGCCGGCCGGCGCCGGCCGCCCGAATGCGCG includes:
- a CDS encoding nitrate reductase subunit alpha, yielding MSFLRDVLDPASRRWERLWRDRHQHDRSVRSTHGVNCTGSCSWNVHVKEGIVAWETQATDYPALEGVPPYEPRGCQRGACYSTYLYSPLRVKTPYVRGALLDAWRAARAAERDPVLAWGALMGDPARRAALQAARGKGGFRRATWQEALDIVAASIVHTVKRWGPDRVTGFSPIPAMSMLSFAGGSRFLQLLGGVNLSFYDWYCDLPNASPEVFGEQTDVAESADWFNSRYVLVLGSNLAVTRTPDAHFLAEARHDGAKVVVLSPDFNPTCRQSDWWIPAHAGQDGALLCAVNHVLLSEVHAQREVPAFREFLTRYTDAPFLVALDVKDGVAAPGRMLRAGALERYRGEEHGDFKFLVWDRAADAPRMPQGSLGFRWQARKGQWNLKLEDGLDGAPIDPALSFLERHDAVVQLEVADFGSDRVWRRGVPVRFVETDAGRVAVATVQDLLFAQHGVGRGLAGEYPASYDDPAAPFTPAWQEQYTGVDRAQVVRLAREWADTAERTGGRCSVIIGAGVNHWYHADLAYRAALTTLMLCGCVGKNGAGLNHYVGQEKLAPVAPWASLAGALDWAKPPRFQNAPSFHYVHSDQWRYERAEREGRLDPASRGDRAHAMDHQIRAVRRGWLPFYPQFDRSSLEVAREAAEAGASEPKAMVAHVARALEQRRLRLAVEDPDAPEAWPRVLIAWRGNALSSSAKGHEYFLRHYLGVKDLSIAGESPQGALDAVQRPAPEGKLDLVVALDFRMTTTGLLADVVLPAATSYEKDDLSSTDLHSFVHPMQAAVPPCWEAKSDFDAFAALADAVTALAKVHLPSPLLDVVATAIAHDTPGEMGDPQAPDWADGAAPLVPGKNAPNLSVVARDYAHLADRFRALGPLVREQGVAAHGLSVPVADLYDELLRERPTVSFGGRTYPSVATARDAANVVLHLAPETNGEVAWRAFHEEEKKVGVPLADLAEGTRGVRTTFEDLAAQPRRVLTTPFWTGIVNDGRPYTAYALNVERLVPWRTLTGRAHLYLDHPGFLAAGEGLPTYKPKLDPALLQDLDATQAEGPVLKVNFITPHGKWSIHSTYGDTVRMLTLSRGLHPLWLNDRDAAETGIRDGDWVEVVNDHGAVVTKAVVSARVPRGIAMQYHAPERTVGTPRTPSRGGRRAGVHNSLMRIRLKPTLMLGAYGQISYGFNYWGPTGTNRDAYALVRRLERAPEY
- the narH gene encoding nitrate reductase subunit beta; this translates as MNLEVRAQLASVFHLDKCIGCHTCSVVCKNLWTDRRGSEHMWWNNVETRPGTGYPALWEDQERHHGGFVVEDGELRLRLGGRGSILERLFQAPRLPTLDDQYEPWTYRYEDLFRAKPSDELPTARPVSAITGRPVDPSAGPNWDDDLAGSDVHAAADPNLAALAPSEREALRALEGLVFFHLPRTCNHCLNPACAAACPSGAIYKRGEDGVVLIDREACRGWRMCVPACPYKKTFHSWSEGKSEKCIGCYPRIESGEPPACFQACVGRIRYQGVLLYDPHAALRAARAPDAELVAEQRAAFLDPADPEVIAAARRSGIPDAMLDAALRSPVDRFVRQWQVALPLHPEFRTLPMVFYVPPLSPVRAGATASTGAALAGAGEQRIPVRYLAAMFAAGNEEVVTSALRRLVAVRTRRRAATVGDVTEADVAEALREAGLTPEVADAIHRLTVFPTLRERVVRPPGGRETETEQLVGLQGLAGVRARVP
- a CDS encoding molecular chaperone TorD family protein; its protein translation is MSPAIGPVLQREALLAFAELLSYPDDALPGRLRAQAARLPSATGGALDALADRLALLGAGGAEELYTATFDLRPAVSPYAGMHLCGEGPRRNALLAHLAALRAQAGLPPADEVPDHFAELLRYLAAAPADEESEDVAALVLAPAARLAAAALPHDNPYRAALEALARALPARAELPVRTKEAGP
- a CDS encoding NarK family nitrate/nitrite MFS transporter; amino-acid sequence: MTDLVLFAVVPYVAVALAAAGLVLRHAGAGAPITARSSQVLEARLLHFGAIPWHLAILAILGAHVFAAVAPGVMGRVLGDPLRLHVMEVTGLALAGWALVAGGILLWRRLAVPRVRAVTTVMDVVVLALLVAQVGLGVYVTLSLRWGSVWYLHTAVPWLRSLASFSPEPQYASVLPLAVKAHVVLAFVLVALIPFSRLAHVVSFPLRFAGGVRGRTVWSSAPAGVTLPRPAGAVLRSRALEPQVLSVWDPENAEAWARSGEATARRNLWISIFALFLAFCVWMVWSVVVVRLPDVGFRLDTGQLFWLAALPGLSGATLRIFYSFAVQIFGGRLWTTVTTASLLVPAIGIGIAVQDPTTPYPVLLGLALLAGLGGANFASSMANIGFFFPGARKGTALGLNGGLGNLGVSGMQLVVPLAITAGVFGAWGGAPQVVVKGGVEQNLWLQNAGFVWVPFIVVAAALAWLGMDDVASARASFREQARIFRRRHTWLVSALYLGTFGSFIGFSAALPLLVKGSFPGVDPVRYAFLGPLVGALFRPVGGWLADRVGGARVTLWNFVAMAGLALLALAFLPQGGEPGRFAPFLGTFVLLFAATGIGNGSTYRMIPAIFGTIHRAPAGAGPAATAAAKRSAATEAAAVAGFASAVAAYGAFFVPKAFGTSLAVTGGPAAAIVGFVAYYALAIAVTAWAYARKGSGFSC
- a CDS encoding SDR family NAD(P)-dependent oxidoreductase gives rise to the protein MMKKRVVLVTGASRGIGAATAKLLARHGAAVAVNYLRSEAEARAVVEAIRAADGRAVAVRADVRDPSQVRAMVVEAEGALGPIDTLVVNASISFPIRPFVDYEWEDFHAKLAGELGAAFHCCKAVVPGMISRRSGCIVAISSGLSRHAGGGFCAHSTAKAGLDAFSRALALELGPHGIRVNVVAPGLTDTDATAGQPAAQREAVARMTPLRRIGVPEDVAGAVLMAASDHARFMTGVYVPVSGGALMP
- the crcB gene encoding fluoride efflux transporter CrcB — encoded protein: MIRLLLVCAGGALGSGARYLVSTWAARALGADFPRGTLIVNVLGSFLLALLLGLAGTREAITPEARLFLGAGVLGGFTTYSSFNYETLALLERGVWPAAVNVALTVLGCLAAGFAGIVAARALAG
- a CDS encoding DUF1841 family protein, coding for MDYDADRAPDLNAWKDAPQDERLRAVEEHHRALGRPHPPMPKPRVHAALHLVVEDQLATGEPPEARRALERLVAGGLTRHEALHAVGRVAADALDAALAGGRFDREAYARALEALRPGPRS